The nucleotide sequence TACTACGCCGCAAAATGACTGTTCCCCAGGGTAATAAATTCGAATGTGTTTTATTTAGAGGAGCCTGGGCACAACACCTCGAATATTATCGACACTGTGTACGGTCATGCTACAATAAAGTTTCATGGTACAATTTTGCGCATGACATTTGACAGCTCAAGGTCAAGCGTGTGACGTACCAAAGATCCGTGTGAGCCATTATTTGTAATGGTAGTTACTATTATATAGTGgattattttgcaaaattcttataattaattCGTTTTTAGCGATCTTTTCCTTTTTTTGGATAGTATATGTGTTATAGTTTGCATAGACTAATTTTTTAAGAACATTTATTCGTTAGTATCTAGTTTTGCTTTCGtgtatttgtttgtttttgttgctaTTTCAAAATGCGCTGTGCAGTTGGTTGTTGCAATAGTGACAATAAAGATAAAACTTTAAGATTTCATACGTTTCCTAAAGATAGTGTGGCCAGGAAATTGTGGATAATAGCCTGTTGTAGACAGGATAATTTAAATTGCAATACTGCAAGAATTTGTTCCAAACATTTCAAAACTGAAGATTTCCAAAGAAATCTACAACACGAACTTTTAAATTATGAATCCAAAAAGGGTCCAAAACTCAAACCTGAGGCAGTACCTACACTGTATCTACCTAAAACTAAATCCGCTACCCTTTCAGCCATCCAAAAGAAACGGGTACAAAGAGCTGAACATAgagagtccaaaaatattgttgAGCAACTTCTGACTACTTCTGAGTCAACAACGTAAGTCTACatctttatattttattattagattttatataaaaaaccaataaattcTTCTGTCTAGAAAGAAAAActacatttttgtttttagtaGGTACCATGTTTTACATTATTCTAAAAGAATGTTACGTATCTTTCTAATAAAATGATAAATAAATCTCACAACAGAGGCATCAGAGCCCACTGCATAATGGTGGCTGACATCAATTCACTACTCGTTTTAgtcttaataaaaaaatatatgtgttATTTTTTAAGCCAACTCCAAGTTCGAGTTCAGGAAGAACAATGTAGCCAAGCTGATATTAAAGATTACTATCTACATCTAAGTCAATAGGGTATGTTGTTTGTTTTTTACAGTAGCAACTAGActgttttctaaaatttatttaaaaaatatgcacACTAATACCATTGTTTATATTATAGTAATAGTTGGTCAACGCAATGGgtaaatttgtttgattctaatAATTGAAACATTCACCACCATTTCTGTCAGGGTTGCAATGTGACACATAActaaaatatgcaaaatgcatatacACGAAGTTGGATACCACCCTATTCATAACACACAAACttgcatacatattaagaaaaataaatatatgaaagAATATATTTAGTACTCTAAGCTctacattatacatattataatagcatgatatcattaattcaatttctaaatctATTCTTCCATATTTCTCTTAATTCcatatttttaaacgcttttatttagttcaatagtttgcgtcaaatctttagatgttaatttgactgccttttctccaatgcaaatgaatgaaaatttgcagacatatgcattcacgggaacaatacacgaataatcaataaaaaaaaattttatgtgtttaaataaaaaaaaacgattttaatggaaaatgcttaaattctctcgtgttttacaatgtaaaaaattGAAACTTTGACGGATTGTAGCTAGTGatataaactatacataatttcactttttacgttaattgtttatgttatgcttcataaataaaaaataaagtttaaaattttttgccgattccgactacttttcatgttagtacatcatatgttttatacatactttaataaacatgacgatatattttaatgtttgaaaagtgtaagactaaaaagtaaaaaataaaaaatatgaaaaaaaaaatttaagaaacgcttttctttagctccgagtgactaaaattaaaaatattataaaaaaaatcaactaaaaagcaaaaataaaaaaaaaactgagaAAATCTAACCactcgttaaagaaaagcgtggggtgaaaaccgtttattcgatgaagacgcgccacgcttttctttaacgaatgtgatagattttttcagtttttttttattttttgctttgtagttgatttttttatatttttaattttagtcactagaAACTAAAAataagcgtttcttaaaaatttatttttcatatttttttattcttaataTGTATCTCAATTAGGATCAAACAAATTTATGTGTTGTGTTGACCAGCTTTTACTATATAAACAATGCTAATACACTTCTTAATTTTTTAGGGTAAACACTGATCCTACGAATCAGGCTTTGGAACTTATACATTTGAGAGAACAAAATAAACTTTTAAACCAACAAGTGAATGACCTACTAAAACTAAATCAGCAGTAGAGAGACTATTCACACCAA is from Diabrotica virgifera virgifera chromosome 9, PGI_DIABVI_V3a and encodes:
- the LOC126891517 gene encoding THAP domain-containing protein 11-like; amino-acid sequence: MRCAVGCCNSDNKDKTLRFHTFPKDSVARKLWIIACCRQDNLNCNTARICSKHFKTEDFQRNLQHELLNYESKKGPKLKPEAVPTLYLPKTKSATLSAIQKKRVQRAEHRESKNIVEQLLTTSESTTQLQVRVQEEQCSQADIKDYYLHLSQ